In Magnolia sinica isolate HGM2019 chromosome 12, MsV1, whole genome shotgun sequence, a single genomic region encodes these proteins:
- the LOC131220144 gene encoding uncharacterized protein LOC131220144, which produces MVWTAKIESRSSLWADYVTSRYGHLQQSTLASPLSPPSPLWKHVLSLSPVLNRNLQWKVGRGSINLWHNNWTGIGRLADWATQPIPDDMLHMSVSDFVSHDGINPQSPDFDLLPTGDLDHIIQAGIYTSDQSDCLVWPHNRSGIYIVKSRWAVCRIVGQGIVWAKRIWDPKIPYKISTFLWRIFQGAIPTDDRVQSRGISLTSRCVCCDDEQDFSPCESLERLFIKGALASKVWKEFSDNFYLLIPLSPLIGNRFFLWWHSNLPSGRPHLLRRITPCLIVWELWKARNATKFDGTLPNSRKVINRVRWLIGKMFAGSPTSHHTFHWLGIPINPPLPKSYHFVKWDRPLGGLVKLNVDGAAASNPGPSGVGGVCRDSNGDLIFVFYSGYGVGSNNWAEL; this is translated from the coding sequence ATGGTTTGGACGGCAAAAATAGAGAGCAGAAGCAGTCTTTGGGCTGATTACGTCACCTCCAGATATGGCCACCTTCAACAGAGTACGCTTGCTTCCCCCCTTtctcccccctcccccctctggAAACACGTCCTCTCCCTGTCCCCTGTTTTGAATAGGAACTTACAGTGGAAGGTGGGGCGTGGCTCTATCAACCTCTGGCACAACAATTGGACTGGTATTGGGCGGCTTGCTGACTGGGCGACTCAACCAATTCCTGATGACATGCTCCACATGTCAGTTAGCGACTTCGTCTCACATGATGGTATCAATCCTCAGTCGCCGGATTTCGACTTACTTCCTACAGGGGATTTAGATCACATCATTCAGGCGGGGATTTACACTTCAGATCAGTCCGATTGTTTAGTTTGGCCACACAATCGCTCTGGTATttatatagttaaatctaggtggGCTGTTTGCAGAATAGTTGGGCAGGGTATTGTTTGGGCCAAACGCATCTGGGATCCTAAGATTCCATACAAAATCTCAACATTTCTCTGGAGGATCTTCCAAGGGGCCATTCCAACTGATGACAGGGTCCAATCTCGGGGAATCTCCCTCACGTCTAGATGTGTTTGTTGTGATGATGAACAAGATTTCTCTCCATGTGAATCGTTGGAACGCCTGTTCATCAAAGGAGCCCTTGCATCCAAAGTTTGGAAGGAATTTAGTGACAATTTTTATCTCCTGATCCCTCTTTCGCCATTGATTGGGAACCGTTTCTTCCTATGGTGGCATTCAAATCTTCCAAGTGGCCGGCCACACCTCCTTCGCCGCATCACACCGTGCCTGATTGTATGGGAATTATGGAAAGCTAGGAACGCAACCAAATTTGATGGGACCTTGCCTAACAGCAGAAAGGTGATAAATCGTGTAAGGTGGCTAATTGGAAAAATGTTTGCTGGCTCCCCAACCTCCCATCACACGTTCCACTGGCTTGGCATCCCAATTAACCCTCCTCTTCCAAAGTCTTACCATTTTGTTAAATGGGACAGACCTCTTGGAGGCTTGGTTAAACTGAATGTAGACGGTGCAGCAGCCAGTAACCCAGGTCCGTCAGGGGTTGGGGGCGTCTGCAGGGACTCCAACGGCgatctgatttttgtattttattccGGCTACGGTGTTGGCTCGAATAACTGGGCTGAACTATAG